A window of Garra rufa chromosome 16, GarRuf1.0, whole genome shotgun sequence contains these coding sequences:
- the LOC141287853 gene encoding Golgi-associated plant pathogenesis-related protein 1, with amino-acid sequence MADNSFKQEFLEAHNEYRRQHQAPELTYSDELCSAAQKWADYLLSIDTLEHSETDNGENVYCSFSSAKKTPTGKEAVDSWYSEIKDYDFSSPGFTSGTGHFTQVVWKSSTELGVGLATNGNTVFVVGQYKPAGNMANPGYFEQNVLPKIK; translated from the exons ATGGCAG ATAATAGCTTTAAACAGGAGTTCCTGGAAGCCCATAATGAGTATAGGAGGCAGCATCAAGCCCCAGAGCTGACGTACAGTGATGAACTGTGCAGCGCTGCTCAAAAATGGGCGGATTACCTGCTGAGCATCGACACACTGGAGCACAGTGAAACAGACAACGGGGAGAATGTGTATTGTTCCTTCAGCTCTGCCAAAAAGACACCCACAG GGAAGGAGGCTGTAGACAGTTGGTACAGTGAGATCAAGGATTACGACTTTAGCTCACCAGGATTTACATCTGGCACAG GGCATTTCACCCAGGTTGTGTGGAAATCATCCACAGAGCTCGGAGTCGGTCTGGCTACTAATGGAAACACGGTTTTTGTCGTTGGTCAGTACAAACCTGCTGGAAATATGGCCAACCCTGGTTACTTTGAGCAAAATGTTCTACctaaaattaaataa